The Aedes albopictus strain Foshan chromosome 1, AalbF5, whole genome shotgun sequence genomic interval AACAGCTATATTCCCAGAACTATCGATTGCTACCGCACCAACAGTGCCCACTTCTGATTTACTGTACTTATTCGACGAACCAATCTCCGTCCGAGCGAACTCCACTTCACCTCTACGTTggccttctttccactcctccagtGCTTCTTTGGCATAATCGGTTACCAACTGTCCAGGAGGATCCATTATTTCAAATCCCTGAAACAGATAATTGATGTTAAAAATTAAACGGAATCACTCAATAAACAAGACAAAACCTCTTCAGCAGCGAACCGCATAACGCCTTCTCCGCCCAGAAAGTTATGCGGAGTCTTCATTACTCTCCTCGCCAAGCTTATCGGATGCATGATATCTTTGACCAGCGTGCAGCAACCTGCTCGCAACGTCGCCCCATTCATAATGCTGGCTTCCATTTCAACGTTTCCTTGCGTCGTCAGTACTGACCCATATCCAGCGTTGAAATACGGATCCAGTTCCATGCTACGGACCGCCTCCTCAACAGCATCCAAAACGGAACCAGTTTCCCGGAGCTTTGCATAGCCCACCTTGGCAGCCAACTTCACACCCACCAGTTTTCCTTCGACCCGTTCGGACGGAATGTCTCCGGCACCGCCGTGGACCAACACAACTGGTTCGATGGAGGACATATTGATGCTCAAGATGCGTCTTCACACAACAGCGTTCTGCGTGCCACTGATTGATGCGGTGGAAAAAATGCCATCTCACAACACAACATTTCGACCATTTGCCTTTATTCATGCAGTGGCTGAGTTGCAGTTCCAACGACCGAAAGACTATACAGCTGATTGGTTGATGATAACAGTTCCGTTCATTACATACTCGACCATAGTGGTTtcacagcgcggtgtcacgaacactaatgcaaatttactggttgaaaatatgcccatttgattttgccgggaacagctgatttttgtttactattttcaaccagtaactcaggtagtgttcgtgtaattcaacgtgtacgtacatgcaacaccactaaaagcagaaaccactatgtccATTATTATGTTCACTGAAAAAGCTGTATGTCTGCTTGCTTGCAAATGGTTCATCCAAGAATTAAAAATTGTATGCAATAATTGGTTTGCTGGTACAGGGGTGATCAAAACTTTTGAAATTGATATGGCATTCATCTGTAAAAGGTAACGTATTTATTCAAACCAAAACATTTTACAAACCTTGCAATGTCCTACAACCTCAAAAAGATTGTTTAGTAGCATTGCAAAGTATCATGCATAACAACGACTGCATAGCAAGCGTAGAAGGAATTGTGTTTGCGGTAGATTTTGTAGACCTTGAAAGCATTGAGCTTCCGGATATTTTGCAAAACTCAGCATGTCTGTCTATAAACCGGCAGATGCTATATAGCTAGCAAGTTCTGAACTTTAGGACATTTGTCAAACATCACAATGTCTGACAATAATAAAAAGAACTTCTGGTTGCATACCAGCAGAGATAGCCAGCAAGCGTAGATTGAATGGTGATTGTGGTATATTCTGCATGATGTAGACCTTGAAATACCTGAGCTCCAGGACATGTTTGCCAATTCTCCATATCCGACAACCGTAGAAATGTCTAAGTTGTGGAGCATCACGGATATAAGAGGGCAATAACTGCAAATGTAGATTGAATGGCTTAAGAGGTAGATTATAAGGAACTGGAAAGTCCTGAACTACAGAACATTTTGTATACCTTACAGTGTCGTGTtaacttcaaaaatattctctCGTAGCATTGCGGAGTACCATGGATAGCAAAGCGCAAGCGTAGATTGAACAATGATTGTGGTAGACTTTGTAAAACTAGAAAGTTCTGAACTTCAGCACATTTTGCAAACCTTTCGATATCCGAACCGTAAAGAGAACTTCTTATTGAAAGTTGAAAAACAACTTGGATAACAATTGCCAAAAGCCGCTATGTTAGGTATATTGATCTGCGACTGCGGTTATTGACTTGTTGATCACGTAAGTCTTAATTCAAGGATCGTTTGGATATCGTAGAACATCCAAATAAAACGAAAACAGCTGCCGCTTTTGTGTTGCGGCTCTAATAGTATTCGGACATACTTGACCCATGAATTTGGCTTGGCTTAGAATATGGCTTAAATTccatttcttccggagtttctccaaaaattcttcccggagATTCTCTGCTTTCCATGAAACGAACCCTTTCAAAttccttttgaagattttttgttttttttttacatttatccAACATTTCCATCGGAATTTCTCTATAGtgctttttgaaaatgtcttctgAATTACTTCCGAGAGAATTCTTTCCGATGctcaattgttattttttttcgacGATCTAGGACgtcttcaaatattcttcctggagttcattcCGCATTTATTTTAGGTTTATGTTTTGGTTATATCTACTTATTACTTTTatacttccttctggaattccttacgAAGATCCCTAAAACTCCTTCTggagttccattggaaatttttaGTAGGACTATTCCGGTTTTTTTTCTCCCAACCATGAagtaatccttgcaggaatttggGGAAAATTATCTGGACGAATCCGATATCAGGAAACTTCTCGGGAGAAATCTAAggaagaaccccagagggaaTTGCCGGCGGAATCCCagaggagaaatcgctgaagaaattctgagacgCATCTCTGatagaatcccggaggaatctcatcagaaatctctcaaaaaatcctgagaagattccatAAAAtaacccagaaggaatccctgaaagactcTCACATCGAGTCTCTGAAGAAAAACTCAATGAAGGATTCGCCggagaaaactttgaaggaatccgtaaataaATATCGGGAGAAAACCTGCAAAAAAATCTGAcaggaattccgtgagaaatccagggagaaattATTGACGAagtaaataattaaataattaaatTGGGAAAGTAGTCGCAGAAGTCGCCAGACTGAATCGAATTCATAAACTTTATTAAGACGAAGTTATAAATTCCTAAACAAAACATAATAATCAGCTCCAAATTTGATTGGTTCAACTTACCTTTAGTGATTCACTACTTTCCACATCCCTTTTGATAGCTCTCCAGCATTCCTAGGTTGATCCGTGAGCTATAGCGAATACATGTTGGTGATGAGCACATATGTATCTTAGCGTAAATATCATGTCCCTTATCGTTTCAGTAGATATCAGAAAATGAACACAATATCTATCAAACTAATTATTAAATTCTCACTTATTTCTATATCAAGGTTGTGAGCTACAAAGAAAAATAGGGTTCACACACGGGTATTTCACCTTAAGGTGTCATaatgcatcactaagttttcaaacgaatcattgactttttgcttttcaatgatttcgcgtttttgaagtgatacaaAACTGTCAATACTGAtcacaatcactgcgagtgagcatataggatgatactttctcattcgaatattcgctttggtggcagagaattgtcaatttgaaatttcgagccacatatggtcggcgttaagtcagaccggaccatctgtttttcaatgatttcgagaaaatgtcctgcaagcacttgaaatttcaaatatctgCCATAAgtttcagaaatactattataCTTGTATGTAATGACAcatttgcatcaaaataacgtcgaaaagttcaggtttaacgaattcctcagcttatctttaaCTACCAGAAAAATCGCGTAGTCACTGCACGCCtaccatatccaacatggctgccgatgctgatgatgccgtaaaaagtctTAAGCTTATAAATTTTCCTATAAGTGCAAGTTATTGGTACGATTATTTGTTTTAAGCGATGCCTGAATATAAGTTATCAATTCAATTTAAGTATACCAGTAGTTAAAGGTAGCTTTAAAAGAACAAGTTTGTAGTTTATCTGACTTTCACGTTTTTGCCGATCATCGTTCATGACAGAGCGATCCGCCTCGATGACGGGTTGTGTCAGTTGAGGGTAGTACTTCTACGGGTAGTCATGGTAGCGGTTCTACGAGGGGCATGCTGATCGACGGGTGCGCTTacaccttaaggacaaggtatttggagtacattgctcaaattttctggagcaccgttttttagaaccgttgaacggatatggattaaaatgcatcacgctgttgacaaccactgaacaattagcgtgatgcattttcatccaaatccgttcaacggttctaaaaaacggtgctctagaaattttgagctatgtactccaaataccttgtccttaaaagaatcccggaaagaaactcgggagaaatccttgtaggataCCTGAAAAGAATAATTTAACTAAATGttggaatgtaaaaatataatgcagaaggaattccggtagaattccttgaagaaatcttgtgGAAATTCTCCCTGAAACCTCGTGGAGACATCCCCTGGAATTGTATGATTCCACTACTTGGAAGCGCTAGAGGGCATGCatgtttttaattaaatttttcaaaggatcctgattatttagaaagattgttgcttcggtaaagttgtttcaTAAGTCAATGACACATTCCAAGCACTTCTATACCGCGATTTTTGAACTTCATCGATCGATATTTCCGAGCTCTTGCTGCCGATTTTGATtacagcctggattcgctggttgggtcacgattgcgccccgattagcgaatcgtgttcgttcgttggggcaactgacaactgatcaaaatgctctagaccagggctgcccaacgtacggcccgcgggccggatccggcccgcgaggacattttgtgcggcccgcggcacgattggACAAAAATGAGAGAATTTAGCCTGAGATattattatctatatatataaaaatgagtttgaggttcctttgaggcaacaaaactcacgaacggctgaacagaTCGGGAGGActcttgcagggtttgattcgtattcatgatggctgtgtttatatataaaagaaagttacgaaaatcaacttaaaAAAAGAGCAATTGtgaaattactgaaattgttatgagcggggaagaaattcaaaacgatcacaataaaaccaatctagagtgcggtgccaaaatTACTCCCCAGCAGATGTCAAACAATCACaatcaaaatggcagtacaacgtctgccgggacagctagttctgaatattttcctttttcaatggaaatgtattttaataatttaaaaaaataaaatgactttttagagtatattttgtaaaatttttaaaagatttaaaagtatgcaagcatttggtttgagtgtcctacagaattgatgtaaaagattcttaacaataaaataatgcgtaatgtgaaaattcgcttgataagattgtaaaacaaaatagaaagattacgtcataaacttaatttaggaaaaacatgaaaaatttaatcacaatttttgaagctttcagagatttttttgtgcCATTGAATAGCTCTGTCTGGTAAAAcattgaaacatgttattgaaacttcctaaatactctgtcaagctccaatattctgcaaaaaatcagaaaacatgtcaaatttcattagaaacattaaactgcaaaaaagttcttttctattatctagccatgttcagaaaagatataaaaaataatgtattattaacgaatttttatttctggcccgtcgactggtatgcagtttcaccagtggcccgcggccgaaaaaggttgggcaggcctgctctAGACACTCGCATGTGACGGGAATTACGTCACCAAACACtaacatacttgcacaaacgttctgtatatagaagTTGCGATGCggtggcggtcagacgtcaaactcgttttgacatcgattttgacactgacagtgctttttagttgggttttgccccaaccagtgaacattcaaccatcgagacagcccatatAGCGAGtctccaacgaacgaatcggcactgtattaTTGCattaaaatgaagataattacttatattctttgaatattacctgaaactttaaaaaCTGCTTCTAAAAAGTagtaaattcttcaaaatttcggtcaaaattcgtcatttttttgcgatggtgtcccgttacgctgtatttcttgatttctctcgaagtacaaaggtccaattcccaattagaaacCATAAAAtaaatcttctattcaaatctgatcgtttgatatgctggttagcatgtatttaacaacataacagtttttggaataaaaagtttgagtcttgcgcaaaacgtaacgcgtggaatgtgcccAATGTCTTTAAGTTGAATAGTCACTTGAGTTTCTACCTGTGGTAGtttcaaatttacaaaaaaaaaactttgtcggaaGCTGCAACCCTCTAAGACGCATATTCAGAGCTCTAGAGAGTTTTATTGTAAGATCAAAACGAAAGACGTTGGAATGTAGTACCAACTAATCCGAAGCACGTAGCCGAGGATTACCCGCCAAGATCCATATTTAGAGCTCTGGAGAGTTGTATAAAAAAAACTGGTCAAAATAAGTTACTGCAGATCTATacccaaaaccaaagatgtaaACATCTGGCAACTATCGAATCAAAGCACTTTTCCGAAGACTGCAACTCTGTGGATGCAAAATTGTCTAGAGCAGTTACAGCCAATCTAGACCAAAGATCTAGAAGGCTTGCAAATGTGATACAAATCAATCGAAGATACTTCtacgaagactccaaccctccaGGAcgcacatacagggtgttaggttcatgggTACAaattttttaaagggtgatagaggaccataaatggtgaaaaatattattccgcatatggtcaaatttcaaccgttacgtagctattgaactttccatgttttttgatTATTATCAAAAACAAACTcatcgcagttttttacccttattcgaaagattattgaattttctatatggcatctttgaatcgattggtttagttgaataacttaaccttccaggacgcgcgccatcaagcaatcgAAACTGCAAAGCGCTCGTGCTGTATGcaaagagcgaggttttttggtagtgttttactttttacaacagcgcgcgcgctgaagggttaataacgccaaacttctagctcttattg includes:
- the LOC109427671 gene encoding probable isoaspartyl peptidase/L-asparaginase GA20639, which translates into the protein MSSIEPVVLVHGGAGDIPSERVEGKLVGVKLAAKVGYAKLRETGSVLDAVEEAVRSMELDPYFNAGYGSVLTTQGNVEMEASIMNGATLRAGCCTLVKDIMHPISLARRVMKTPHNFLGGEGVMRFAAEEGFEIMDPPGQLVTDYAKEALEEWKEGQRRGEVEFARTEIGSSNKYSKSEVGTVGAVAIDSSGNIAVATSTGGITGKLPGRIGDTPLVGAGTYADNLVGGVSTTGHGETIMKYSLAHDILKRIEFLGEDAQTATENSCKAMTDRLVGTAGAITIDRKGQVGISFTSKRMAWAYIKGTQLKYGIEQNQHQEETVQE